A window of the Iodobacter fluviatilis genome harbors these coding sequences:
- a CDS encoding YdcF family protein produces MQNNWLARLQILSGSILLIDALALFSQAKFNVGTIFPAILGLGLLSYSLKYASWQRWLAAKRYRQRLWPWFKLLAALWLISLLAFFCTLAIPDRIQNQPSTLIVLGSGLDGTQPSPMLRARLDTALIYAAQYPKTQIVVSGGQGFNEEISEADAMQRYLLAHGIARQRIMQENQSTSTEENLLFSYRLLKAKAAEPVLIITNDFHTLRAFKIAKKQGFAIVDFASAPTPLAIRYNAWLREYFAFASSWLLGEL; encoded by the coding sequence ATGCAAAATAATTGGCTGGCACGTTTACAAATACTCAGCGGCAGCATCTTACTCATCGATGCGCTGGCGCTGTTTAGCCAGGCTAAATTTAATGTAGGCACGATTTTCCCAGCCATCCTAGGCTTGGGCTTATTGAGCTACAGCCTGAAGTACGCCAGCTGGCAGCGCTGGCTGGCAGCTAAGCGCTACCGGCAGCGATTATGGCCTTGGTTTAAATTACTAGCAGCGCTATGGCTGATCTCTTTGTTGGCTTTTTTCTGCACGCTGGCCATACCTGACCGCATCCAAAACCAGCCATCAACGCTGATTGTGCTGGGCTCAGGCCTCGATGGAACCCAGCCCAGCCCCATGCTGCGTGCCCGCCTAGATACCGCCCTGATTTATGCGGCGCAATATCCCAAAACTCAGATTGTGGTTTCAGGTGGCCAAGGTTTCAACGAGGAAATCAGTGAAGCCGATGCCATGCAGCGCTATCTGCTGGCCCACGGTATTGCCCGGCAGCGCATCATGCAAGAAAACCAGAGCACCAGCACAGAAGAAAACCTGCTGTTCAGCTATCGCCTGCTTAAAGCAAAAGCAGCCGAGCCCGTGCTTATTATCACCAATGATTTTCACACTTTACGCGCATTCAAAATTGCAAAAAAACAAGGATTTGCCATTGTAGATTTTGCATCGGCCCCCACCCCGCTGGCCATCCGCTATAACGCATGGCTGCGCGAATACTTTGCCTTTGCCAGCTCATGGCTATTAGGCGAGCTTTAA
- the purL gene encoding phosphoribosylformylglycinamidine synthase has translation MADVLQLRGGTALSSFRVEKLTAALAVKGISAQIYAEYWHFAETSAELTQDENTILSKILHYGEPAQPELAIGSLMMVLPRLGTISPWSSKATDIAQHCGLGKIARIERGIVIYASKEGGSPLSAAEQNILLPLIHDRMTEEVFSSLEAGRELFRHFEPKPFLTVDILGGGKAALVKANSEFGLALSDDEIDYLVENFNKLGRNPSDVELTMFAQANSEHCRHKIFNADFIIDGTQQDYSLFGMIRETHKAAPEGTVVAYSDNSSVIEGAEIGRFYPQAGSAEYAFSTEQTHILMKVETHNHPTAISPFAGAATGSGGEIRDEGATGRGSKPKAGLAGFTVSNLNIPGAEQPWEAQPYGKPDRIASALDIMIEGPIGAAAFNNEFGRPNICGYFRTFEEDLNGERRGYHKPIMIAGGLGNISALHVKKNGLPDGSLLIQIGGPGMLIGMGGSAASSMATGDNAANLDFDSVQRGNPEIQRRAQEVIDRCWQLGANNPVLSIHDVGAGGISNAFPELVNDAGQGAVFNLRKVNIEEKGMAPKEIWSNESQERYVLAIDPKDLLAFEAICERERCPFAVVGRVTDEKQLVLADDHFDNKPVDMPMNVLLGKPPKMTRDVSRIAPELAAFDASDLELKEAAYRVLRLPAVADKSFLINIGDRTVGGFTARDQMVGPWQVPVADVAVTAMAYDSYLGEAMAMGERTPLALISGPASGRMAVGEALTNIAAAPIRQLSDVKLSANWMAPAGHAGEDANLYDTVQAVGLELCRELGVSIPVGKDSLSMKTVWDEAGEAKQVVAPLSLVISAFAPVTDVRKTLTPELQTNVDSDLILIDLGDGKCRLGGSALAQVYKQVGNSAPDIVNVPHLKSFFSTVQQLNAEGKLLAYHDRSDGGLFATIAEMMFASHVGITLEVDELCIERRRRQRQQNEFTAEDVVREANARVMGVLFNEELGAVLQVKRTDTAAVIAAFANVDIRSELHVIGSTNHDDKLKIKARNRLVLEESRVDLHKAWSETSWRIQRLRDNPAGADAEYARLADKQEKGLFAKLSFDQNEDIAAPYIATGIRPKIAVLREQGVNGHVEMAAAFTRAGFTAVDVHMSDVISGRVQLAGFQGLAACGGFSYGDVLGAGEGWAKSILFNAAARAQFEAFFGRTDTFGLGVCNGCQMMANLSGIIPGAAHWPKFTRNQSEQFEARLVMAELTKSPSLFFSEMAGSRMPVVVSHGEGFANFSQQGDINKALVAMRYVDSHGKTTEAYPANPNGSPQGIAGVTTADGRFSIMMPHPERVFRSVQNSWHPSDWSDDGAWMRMFRNARKFVG, from the coding sequence ATGGCTGACGTTCTCCAATTGCGCGGCGGTACCGCGCTTTCATCTTTCCGGGTCGAAAAACTGACCGCCGCTCTGGCTGTGAAAGGTATTTCTGCGCAAATATATGCGGAGTATTGGCACTTTGCCGAAACAAGCGCCGAGCTGACGCAGGACGAAAACACGATCCTGAGCAAGATTCTGCACTATGGCGAACCTGCTCAGCCTGAGCTTGCCATCGGCAGCCTTATGATGGTCTTGCCGCGCTTGGGGACCATTTCGCCATGGTCGTCTAAAGCCACCGATATTGCTCAACACTGTGGCCTTGGCAAAATTGCCCGTATCGAGCGTGGCATTGTGATTTACGCCAGCAAGGAAGGCGGCAGCCCATTGTCTGCAGCAGAACAAAATATTCTGTTGCCATTAATCCACGACAGAATGACTGAAGAAGTCTTCAGCAGCTTAGAAGCGGGCCGTGAATTATTCCGCCACTTCGAGCCAAAGCCTTTTCTAACTGTGGACATCCTCGGTGGCGGTAAAGCCGCACTGGTCAAAGCCAATAGTGAATTTGGCTTGGCACTGAGCGATGATGAAATTGATTACTTGGTAGAAAACTTCAACAAGCTGGGCCGTAATCCAAGCGATGTTGAGCTCACCATGTTTGCGCAGGCCAATTCTGAGCACTGCCGCCACAAGATTTTTAACGCCGATTTTATTATCGACGGGACGCAACAAGATTACAGCCTGTTTGGCATGATCCGCGAAACGCACAAAGCCGCACCGGAAGGCACGGTGGTGGCTTATTCAGACAACTCCTCGGTGATTGAAGGCGCGGAAATCGGCCGCTTTTATCCGCAGGCAGGTAGCGCCGAATACGCATTCAGTACCGAACAAACGCATATTCTGATGAAGGTGGAAACGCATAACCACCCTACTGCGATCTCTCCATTTGCCGGTGCTGCTACTGGCTCGGGTGGTGAGATTCGCGACGAAGGCGCAACCGGCCGTGGCTCAAAACCTAAAGCCGGTTTGGCTGGCTTTACAGTATCCAACTTAAATATTCCTGGTGCAGAGCAGCCTTGGGAAGCGCAGCCTTACGGCAAGCCTGATCGTATTGCCAGCGCGCTGGATATTATGATCGAAGGCCCGATTGGCGCTGCTGCATTTAATAATGAATTTGGTCGCCCTAATATCTGTGGTTATTTCCGTACCTTTGAAGAAGACTTAAACGGCGAGCGCCGTGGCTACCATAAGCCCATTATGATTGCCGGTGGTTTAGGCAATATCAGCGCCCTGCACGTGAAGAAAAACGGCCTGCCAGATGGCTCGCTCCTGATCCAGATCGGCGGCCCTGGCATGCTGATTGGTATGGGCGGCAGCGCGGCCAGCTCGATGGCAACGGGGGATAATGCGGCCAATCTGGATTTCGATTCTGTACAACGCGGCAACCCGGAAATCCAGCGCCGAGCGCAGGAAGTGATTGATCGCTGCTGGCAGCTGGGTGCAAATAATCCAGTCTTGTCGATTCACGATGTAGGCGCGGGTGGTATTTCCAATGCCTTCCCAGAGCTGGTGAACGATGCAGGCCAGGGCGCGGTGTTTAATCTGCGCAAAGTGAATATCGAAGAAAAAGGCATGGCGCCTAAGGAAATCTGGTCGAACGAGAGCCAGGAGCGCTATGTATTGGCGATTGATCCTAAAGATTTGCTGGCTTTTGAAGCAATTTGCGAACGCGAGCGCTGCCCGTTTGCCGTGGTTGGCCGTGTGACTGACGAAAAACAACTGGTGCTGGCTGACGATCATTTCGACAACAAACCTGTCGATATGCCAATGAATGTCTTACTTGGCAAACCACCCAAAATGACGCGCGACGTGAGCCGCATTGCGCCTGAACTGGCGGCTTTTGACGCTTCCGACCTTGAGTTAAAAGAAGCGGCCTACCGTGTACTACGCCTGCCAGCGGTAGCCGATAAATCTTTCCTGATTAATATTGGCGATCGCACCGTGGGCGGCTTTACTGCCCGCGATCAGATGGTTGGCCCTTGGCAAGTGCCAGTGGCCGATGTAGCCGTGACGGCAATGGCTTACGATTCCTACCTTGGCGAAGCCATGGCAATGGGTGAGCGCACCCCGCTGGCGCTGATTTCTGGCCCGGCTTCTGGCCGTATGGCCGTGGGTGAAGCGCTGACCAATATTGCAGCTGCGCCAATTCGTCAGTTGTCTGATGTAAAACTGTCTGCAAACTGGATGGCCCCCGCTGGCCACGCAGGTGAAGACGCTAATCTGTATGACACCGTACAAGCCGTTGGCTTAGAGCTTTGCCGCGAGCTGGGCGTATCGATTCCGGTAGGTAAAGATTCATTATCAATGAAGACCGTCTGGGATGAAGCAGGCGAGGCCAAGCAAGTAGTCGCGCCGCTGTCCTTAGTGATTTCTGCCTTTGCACCGGTGACCGATGTACGCAAAACACTGACGCCTGAGCTGCAGACCAATGTTGATTCTGATCTGATTCTGATTGATCTTGGCGATGGCAAATGCCGCTTGGGTGGCTCTGCCCTAGCGCAAGTTTATAAACAAGTTGGTAATAGCGCGCCTGATATCGTTAATGTGCCTCACCTGAAGTCATTTTTCAGTACGGTGCAACAGCTGAATGCCGAAGGCAAATTGCTGGCCTACCACGACAGATCAGATGGCGGTTTGTTTGCCACGATTGCTGAAATGATGTTCGCCAGCCATGTTGGTATAACGCTTGAAGTAGACGAGCTGTGTATTGAGCGCCGCCGTCGTCAGCGCCAGCAAAACGAATTCACCGCCGAAGACGTGGTTCGCGAAGCCAATGCCCGCGTCATGGGCGTGCTATTTAACGAAGAGCTGGGCGCAGTATTGCAAGTGAAGCGCACTGATACCGCAGCCGTGATTGCCGCCTTTGCCAATGTGGATATCCGCTCCGAGCTGCACGTAATCGGCAGCACCAACCACGACGACAAGCTCAAAATCAAAGCGCGTAATCGCCTAGTGCTGGAAGAATCGCGTGTTGATCTGCATAAAGCATGGTCGGAAACCAGCTGGCGCATTCAGCGCCTGCGGGATAATCCGGCCGGTGCCGATGCCGAATATGCGCGCCTCGCCGATAAGCAAGAGAAAGGCTTATTCGCCAAGTTGAGCTTTGATCAGAATGAAGATATTGCCGCCCCGTATATCGCGACAGGTATTCGCCCTAAGATTGCCGTATTGCGTGAACAAGGTGTAAATGGCCATGTAGAAATGGCAGCCGCGTTTACCCGCGCAGGCTTTACCGCTGTAGACGTACATATGAGCGATGTGATTTCTGGCCGCGTGCAACTGGCGGGCTTCCAGGGCTTAGCCGCTTGCGGTGGCTTTAGCTATGGCGATGTATTGGGTGCGGGTGAAGGCTGGGCCAAATCGATTCTGTTTAATGCCGCAGCCCGCGCACAATTTGAAGCTTTCTTTGGCCGCACAGATACCTTTGGTTTAGGGGTATGTAATGGCTGCCAGATGATGGCGAATCTCTCCGGCATTATCCCTGGCGCTGCGCACTGGCCTAAATTCACCCGTAATCAGAGCGAGCAGTTTGAAGCACGCTTGGTGATGGCTGAGCTGACAAAATCCCCATCGCTGTTCTTCAGCGAAATGGCCGGTAGCCGTATGCCAGTGGTGGTATCTCACGGCGAAGGCTTTGCCAATTTCAGCCAGCAGGGCGATATCAACAAAGCCTTGGTTGCCATGCGTTATGTCGACAGCCACGGAAAAACCACCGAAGCCTATCCAGCAAATCCAAATGGCAGCCCGCAGGGGATTGCCGGTGTTACCACCGCCGATGGCCGCTTCAGCATTATGATGCCGCACCCAGAACGCGTGTTCCGCAGCGTGCAAAACTCATGGCACCCAAGCGACTGGAGCGACGACGGTGCATGGATGCGTATGTTCCGTAATGCTCGTAAATTTGTTGGCTAA
- a CDS encoding CHASE2 domain-containing protein gives MINLKSIWQKLHLIWLGRVLFFVLSTLLVIWVAMPRGHAYPFPFDLLDRLHDQLIKQRLIADPEKRIVLVDIDEASLAQYGRWPWSRLQMAQLLQQLNQHYKVAHIGLDMIFPESSDLSGDQQIAQLAASGQLTLAQTFGFDRSQSMQVGQLSAAISWADIPATQAFGFLANHPKLAAQAPCVGHIAITADPDGVVRHQSMLVKYQAKLYPAFAPVLLRCWLGQQGPLQASKGKIEWLEGLSGQQIVAEDGMAAIPFLRRTEAYIAIPASDILAAKADVALLHNRLVIVGSSALGLGDYVATILGGRTPGMLLHAQWLSKALDQLEQNKPMVAIGFAAIMAVWAVLLLGVVLLHRRNNALRLAWGFFVLMAWLLWLGNTRQEVGANTLAPLLGGVVLLILEGGLEWWYAQLGRRQLYLAFHQYVPPAIIDQLIGNNSQAIMLPHRAEITCLFADLQGYTGIAERLPPEELAQYTRHALMLLTQAVLDQQGTLDKYMGDALFAFWGAPVEQDDHANRALNAAMAMQQAVDAYNQSAALDKQIKVHIGIQTGLVVVGDMGTPFRSTYTAIGDAVNVSARLQNLASLHNEKILVGEDTERQLLYSPLQLYGTVSLKGRRGVQQVYRLP, from the coding sequence ATGATCAATCTTAAATCAATTTGGCAAAAGCTTCATTTAATCTGGCTGGGCCGGGTTTTATTTTTTGTGCTCAGTACTTTGCTGGTTATTTGGGTGGCGATGCCACGCGGCCATGCTTATCCTTTTCCCTTTGATCTTTTAGATCGCCTGCACGACCAGTTAATAAAACAAAGATTAATTGCTGATCCGGAAAAGCGAATTGTGCTGGTGGATATTGATGAGGCTTCGCTTGCGCAATATGGGCGCTGGCCATGGTCTAGGCTGCAAATGGCGCAATTACTGCAGCAATTAAATCAGCATTACAAAGTGGCGCATATTGGCCTTGATATGATTTTCCCTGAAAGCAGTGATTTATCAGGAGATCAGCAGATCGCACAATTAGCGGCTTCAGGCCAGCTGACTTTAGCGCAGACTTTTGGTTTTGATCGCAGCCAGAGCATGCAGGTCGGGCAGCTGAGTGCGGCGATATCCTGGGCTGATATTCCTGCCACTCAAGCTTTTGGTTTTTTGGCGAATCATCCTAAGCTTGCCGCACAAGCGCCCTGTGTAGGGCATATTGCGATTACTGCCGATCCGGATGGTGTGGTGCGGCATCAGAGCATGCTGGTGAAGTATCAGGCAAAGCTTTATCCGGCATTTGCCCCGGTTTTATTGCGTTGCTGGCTGGGGCAACAGGGGCCGTTGCAGGCCAGCAAAGGCAAAATTGAATGGCTGGAAGGTTTGTCTGGCCAGCAGATTGTGGCTGAAGATGGGATGGCGGCGATTCCTTTTCTGCGCCGTACAGAGGCTTATATTGCGATACCCGCCAGCGATATTCTGGCCGCTAAGGCCGATGTCGCATTGCTGCACAACAGGCTGGTGATTGTGGGGTCAAGCGCTTTGGGTCTGGGGGATTATGTGGCGACAATCCTGGGGGGGCGCACTCCGGGCATGTTGCTGCATGCGCAATGGTTATCCAAGGCGCTGGATCAGCTGGAGCAGAATAAGCCTATGGTGGCGATTGGTTTTGCGGCCATCATGGCGGTTTGGGCGGTGTTATTACTGGGCGTTGTTTTGCTGCACAGGCGAAATAATGCTTTACGCCTTGCATGGGGATTTTTTGTATTGATGGCCTGGTTACTGTGGCTGGGCAATACCCGGCAGGAGGTGGGGGCAAACACTTTGGCGCCACTGCTGGGGGGCGTGGTGCTCCTGATTTTAGAAGGGGGTCTAGAGTGGTGGTATGCCCAGCTGGGTAGGCGGCAGCTTTATCTGGCTTTTCATCAATATGTACCCCCCGCAATTATTGATCAGCTGATTGGCAATAACAGCCAGGCGATTATGTTGCCCCACCGAGCAGAAATCACCTGCCTCTTTGCTGATCTGCAAGGCTATACAGGCATTGCCGAAAGGCTGCCGCCGGAAGAGCTGGCTCAATACACCCGCCATGCCCTGATGCTGCTGACTCAGGCCGTATTAGATCAGCAAGGTACATTGGATAAATATATGGGCGATGCCTTGTTTGCATTTTGGGGTGCACCTGTTGAGCAGGATGACCATGCTAACCGTGCCCTCAATGCCGCAATGGCAATGCAGCAGGCGGTGGATGCATATAATCAAAGTGCGGCATTGGATAAGCAAATTAAAGTTCATATTGGCATTCAAACAGGCTTGGTGGTGGTGGGCGATATGGGTACGCCGTTTCGTAGCACCTATACCGCGATTGGCGACGCTGTGAATGTCAGCGCCCGTTTGCAAAATCTGGCCAGCCTGCATAATGAAAAAATACTGGTAGGGGAGGATACCGAGCGGCAGCTGCTGTATTCACCTTTGCAGCTCTATGGCACCGTTTCGCTAAAAGGGCGGCGGGGTGTGCAGCAGGTTTATCGTTTGCCTTAG
- a CDS encoding GNAT family N-acetyltransferase: MPKIIELSTERLRLRQWRASDAETFAQMSNDPRVMEYLLGPVDAAASLALQERIADLIAERGWGFWALELKETQQFIGFTGLSIPIPELPFSPCVEIGWRLAFDYWGKGYAGEAARAALDFGFNALQLDEIVSFTALPNLRSQAVMQKLGMQRDADTFFHPKVAKGHPLQEHCLYRLSKPLNAK; encoded by the coding sequence ATGCCCAAAATCATCGAACTATCTACCGAGCGCCTGCGATTACGCCAATGGCGGGCGTCGGATGCTGAAACTTTCGCTCAAATGAGCAACGACCCGCGAGTGATGGAATATCTGCTGGGCCCTGTAGATGCAGCAGCCAGCCTAGCGCTACAAGAGCGGATAGCTGATCTCATTGCGGAAAGGGGCTGGGGGTTTTGGGCGCTGGAGCTGAAAGAAACGCAGCAGTTTATTGGCTTTACCGGCCTGAGTATTCCGATCCCCGAGCTGCCGTTTTCACCCTGCGTAGAAATAGGCTGGCGGCTGGCTTTTGATTATTGGGGCAAGGGCTATGCTGGAGAGGCGGCAAGGGCCGCTTTAGATTTTGGCTTTAATGCCCTGCAACTGGATGAGATTGTATCCTTCACCGCCCTGCCTAATCTGCGCTCGCAAGCTGTGATGCAAAAACTAGGTATGCAGCGTGATGCCGACACTTTTTTCCACCCCAAAGTAGCAAAGGGCCATCCTTTGCAAGAACACTGTCTTTATCGCTTGAGTAAGCCCCTCAATGCAAAATAA
- a CDS encoding Crp/Fnr family transcriptional regulator produces the protein MTRHPIYSLEFFSGIPESILTSIASDSQLRTAVRNQQVITKGSLGDELFFLIKGRLQVIDVTEDGRELCIYIINEGEYFGELAVIDGGSRSTSVVSIGDAELMVMSRHTALQLIYSHPILAERLMKKLAYLVRLSSQNRAMLSIQNPYQRICTVLTTLIRTLPGNLKIIELPPQQSLAGMTNCSRETVSRAIGQLLNAGIAEKDRKTLIVREPERLQHIVQGKITTE, from the coding sequence ATGACACGTCATCCCATATATTCTTTAGAGTTTTTCTCTGGAATTCCGGAAAGTATTTTAACGTCCATTGCATCCGACTCTCAGCTTAGGACAGCAGTACGCAACCAGCAAGTGATAACCAAAGGCTCTCTGGGTGATGAACTGTTCTTTTTGATCAAAGGCCGGCTGCAAGTTATTGATGTAACCGAAGATGGCAGAGAGCTGTGCATCTACATCATTAACGAAGGCGAATACTTTGGTGAGCTTGCCGTGATAGATGGTGGCTCGCGCTCTACCAGTGTGGTCTCCATTGGCGATGCCGAGCTGATGGTAATGAGCCGGCATACCGCGCTGCAACTGATATATTCCCACCCCATTCTGGCTGAGCGTTTAATGAAAAAGCTGGCCTACCTTGTACGGCTGTCATCGCAAAACCGCGCCATGCTCAGCATTCAAAACCCCTATCAGCGGATTTGCACGGTGCTCACCACTCTGATACGCACATTGCCGGGGAATTTAAAAATTATCGAACTCCCGCCACAGCAATCACTTGCGGGCATGACCAACTGCAGCCGGGAAACCGTTTCTAGGGCAATTGGCCAGCTGCTGAATGCAGGAATTGCCGAAAAAGACAGAAAAACGCTGATTGTGCGTGAACCAGAGCGCTTACAACACATTGTGCAGGGCAAAATCACCACAGAATAA
- a CDS encoding FecR family protein → MLKRIDQYFFVLAVFLLAPLSVLAQESANMGTVVAIIGQPILHRDGQVSVIAKGDALREGDELHTAEQTSVYLRTFDKGFIAVRPNSVLFIEKYHAGSQGSQFKLQLKSGLMRSVTGQEVQKDKDKYRLNTPVAAIGLRGTDFVVFTDDHATQVAVQKGGVVIEPFSKVCSVEMGGPCQGANSRELFASTAHMLEVIRGQTVPVQKDSSPMLQKELLNELPKDVSKEAAKDAPKVAGLGAEQTQINTADLSNARVVANSNSVIDGSLATKPGVVKPVENLPSPTPAPLPEVPVPPVVVIPAEPLPPAVIEPTIHWGRWQTLASLPATANFSDIYKEGQEVVSAGIYYVMSRDKSDVRYGPELGAVNFQMAKHDGIIVNTLSNAISATTAKESSLQINFAAQSFNTHLLLSAAGRDIPLNVKGAIESNGLFINGAVSEAQLRGIVSGKDAAEAAYVYYLPTSNNEVLSGGTYWLRRK, encoded by the coding sequence ATGCTGAAGCGAATCGATCAATATTTTTTTGTTTTAGCTGTTTTTTTGCTGGCACCGCTTAGTGTTCTAGCACAAGAATCAGCAAATATGGGGACAGTTGTTGCAATTATTGGACAACCGATTCTGCACCGTGATGGCCAAGTGAGCGTGATTGCTAAGGGCGATGCCTTGCGCGAAGGGGATGAGCTGCATACTGCAGAGCAAACCAGCGTGTATTTGCGCACCTTTGATAAAGGTTTTATTGCTGTGCGGCCCAATAGTGTTTTGTTTATCGAGAAATACCATGCGGGCAGCCAAGGATCGCAGTTTAAGCTGCAGCTTAAATCGGGGCTGATGCGCTCTGTTACCGGGCAGGAAGTGCAAAAAGATAAAGATAAATATCGCTTAAATACGCCCGTTGCGGCCATTGGCTTACGCGGTACAGATTTTGTGGTGTTTACGGATGACCATGCCACACAGGTGGCGGTGCAAAAAGGCGGGGTGGTGATTGAGCCTTTTTCTAAAGTTTGCAGTGTAGAAATGGGCGGGCCTTGCCAAGGGGCTAATTCTCGTGAGTTATTTGCTTCAACGGCCCATATGCTGGAAGTGATTCGTGGCCAGACGGTGCCGGTGCAGAAAGACTCTTCACCTATGTTGCAAAAAGAGTTACTGAATGAATTACCTAAGGACGTATCAAAAGAGGCAGCCAAAGATGCGCCTAAAGTAGCCGGGCTTGGTGCTGAGCAAACTCAGATAAATACGGCTGATTTAAGTAATGCCAGAGTGGTTGCTAATAGTAATAGTGTTATTGATGGCTCTTTAGCCACTAAACCTGGTGTTGTAAAGCCGGTTGAGAATCTGCCTTCACCCACGCCTGCCCCTTTGCCCGAAGTACCTGTGCCACCTGTGGTTGTGATTCCTGCAGAGCCTTTGCCACCCGCCGTGATTGAGCCCACTATCCACTGGGGCCGCTGGCAGACACTGGCCAGCCTTCCGGCAACCGCTAATTTCAGTGATATTTATAAAGAAGGGCAGGAAGTTGTGAGTGCGGGGATTTACTACGTAATGTCCCGCGATAAAAGTGATGTCCGTTATGGGCCCGAGCTGGGAGCGGTTAATTTTCAAATGGCCAAGCATGATGGCATTATTGTCAATACGCTCAGTAATGCCATTTCTGCTACTACGGCGAAAGAGTCTTCATTACAAATCAATTTTGCAGCGCAAAGTTTTAATACTCATTTATTGTTAAGTGCTGCAGGCAGAGATATACCGCTTAATGTCAAAGGCGCCATTGAGTCTAATGGTCTTTTTATTAATGGCGCGGTGAGTGAGGCGCAACTGCGTGGCATTGTTTCTGGTAAAGATGCGGCCGAGGCTGCTTATGTTTATTATCTGCCCACAAGCAATAATGAGGTATTGAGCGGCGGGACGTATTGGCTGCGTAGAAAGTAA
- a CDS encoding O-acetylhomoserine aminocarboxypropyltransferase/cysteine synthase family protein: protein MKFDTLALHAGYEIDPTTKSMAVPIYQTTSYAFDDTQHGADLFDLKVKGNIYTRIMNPTSDVLEQRIAALEGGIGALALASGLAAITYAIMTIAEAGDNIIATTALYGGTYNLLAHTLPQYGIAVQFVDANDPQAAAALINDRTKAIFCESIGNPLGNVVDFAAFAAVAHAGGVPLIVDNTVPTPYLTRPFEHGADIVVHSLTKYIGGHGNSIGGIIVDSGKFPWADHKQRFNRLNEPEVSYHGVVYTEALGPAAFIGRARTVPLRNMGAAISPFNSFLILQGLETLALRMDRHVENALKVAQYLQGHSKVQWVNYAGLPDHPSHTLVQKYFGGKASGLLTFGVKGGVAAGARFQDALKLITRLVNIGDAKSLACHPASTTHRQLTPDELAKAGVSEDMVRLSIGIEHIDDILDDLEQALAAV from the coding sequence ATGAAGTTTGATACGCTTGCTTTACACGCTGGTTATGAAATTGATCCCACCACCAAATCCATGGCGGTGCCTATTTACCAAACCACCAGTTATGCTTTTGACGATACACAGCATGGTGCGGATCTGTTTGATTTAAAGGTTAAAGGCAATATCTATACACGGATTATGAACCCGACTTCCGATGTATTAGAGCAACGTATCGCAGCGCTGGAAGGCGGCATTGGCGCGCTGGCACTGGCCTCAGGCTTAGCCGCCATTACTTACGCCATCATGACCATTGCCGAGGCGGGCGACAATATTATCGCCACCACGGCGCTCTATGGCGGCACTTACAATCTACTCGCCCATACCCTGCCGCAATATGGCATTGCCGTTCAATTTGTGGATGCAAATGATCCGCAAGCAGCCGCTGCGCTGATTAATGATCGCACCAAGGCCATCTTCTGCGAATCCATCGGTAACCCGCTGGGTAATGTGGTGGATTTCGCCGCTTTTGCCGCGGTAGCCCATGCCGGTGGCGTGCCTTTAATTGTGGATAACACCGTGCCTACACCTTATCTCACCCGCCCTTTTGAGCATGGTGCAGATATTGTGGTGCATTCGCTCACCAAATATATCGGCGGCCACGGCAATAGCATTGGCGGCATCATTGTGGATAGCGGCAAATTCCCATGGGCAGATCACAAACAACGTTTTAATCGCCTCAATGAGCCAGAAGTCAGCTATCACGGCGTGGTTTACACCGAGGCCCTTGGGCCAGCCGCCTTTATTGGCCGCGCCCGTACCGTGCCGCTGCGCAATATGGGCGCGGCCATTTCGCCCTTTAATAGCTTTTTAATTCTACAAGGGCTGGAAACGCTGGCACTGCGCATGGACAGGCATGTAGAAAACGCCCTCAAAGTAGCGCAATACCTGCAAGGCCATAGCAAGGTACAGTGGGTTAATTACGCAGGTCTGCCCGATCACCCATCGCACACTCTGGTGCAAAAATACTTTGGCGGCAAAGCATCGGGGCTGCTGACATTTGGGGTAAAAGGCGGGGTAGCAGCGGGAGCACGATTCCAAGATGCGCTCAAGCTGATTACCCGTCTGGTTAATATTGGCGACGCCAAATCGCTGGCTTGCCACCCTGCCAGCACAACACACCGCCAGCTGACGCCTGATGAATTAGCCAAAGCAGGAGTGAGTGAAGATATGGTGCGATTATCGATTGGCATTGAGCATATCGACGATATTCTGGATGACCTAGAGCAGGCGCTGGCGGCAGTTTAA